The Amycolatopsis viridis genome window below encodes:
- a CDS encoding MFS transporter, which translates to MPRRDSLWFHPGFRLLWAGDTVSQAGTFVGQTVLPLLAATVLAATPGEMGLLTAAENAAFLLIGLPAGVWVDRMRRRPLMLRADFARAALLLTVPVAWWAGALSLAQLIVVGLLVSVGTVFFDISYQSYLPSLVSRERLLEGNAKLQTSQSVAQVAGPGIGGGLVQLAGAANAVLATGAGYLASALFLLRIRTPEPEPEPHDGTPLRTQIAEGLRFVFGNRPLRAIVLCTSGGNFAGTVVISMQVLFLTRDLGLSPSAVGLVLAIGSGGGVLGALTAGFWTRVLGQARAIWLVPLVTWPLQLLLPLARPGWSVALGVLGLVAAGYGIVVYNVAQVSYRQAICPDRLLGRMNATVRFVVWGTMPLGGLAGGALGGAIGVRPTVWAGCALMAVSMLPVLLSPLRRMRDLPVSPPAPTTPDPAHPGPRTPPARSASTPPAPR; encoded by the coding sequence GTGCCCCGACGTGACTCCCTCTGGTTCCACCCAGGATTCCGGCTGCTCTGGGCGGGTGACACGGTCAGCCAGGCCGGCACCTTCGTCGGGCAGACCGTGCTCCCCCTCCTGGCCGCGACCGTGCTCGCCGCCACCCCGGGCGAGATGGGCCTGCTCACCGCGGCGGAGAACGCCGCGTTCCTGCTGATCGGGCTGCCCGCCGGGGTCTGGGTGGACCGGATGCGGCGTCGGCCGCTGATGCTGCGCGCGGACTTCGCCCGCGCCGCGCTGCTGCTGACCGTCCCGGTGGCGTGGTGGGCCGGCGCGCTGTCGCTGGCCCAGCTCATCGTGGTGGGCCTGCTGGTCAGCGTGGGGACGGTCTTCTTCGACATCTCCTACCAGTCGTACCTGCCGTCGCTGGTCAGCCGGGAGCGCCTGCTGGAGGGCAACGCGAAGCTGCAAACCAGCCAGTCGGTCGCGCAGGTGGCCGGCCCCGGCATCGGCGGTGGCCTCGTGCAGCTGGCGGGAGCGGCCAACGCCGTGCTCGCGACCGGTGCCGGCTACCTCGCGTCGGCGCTGTTCCTGCTGCGCATCCGCACCCCGGAACCGGAGCCCGAACCGCACGACGGCACCCCGCTGCGCACGCAGATCGCCGAGGGCCTGCGGTTCGTGTTCGGCAACCGGCCGCTGCGCGCCATCGTGCTGTGCACCTCGGGCGGCAACTTCGCCGGCACCGTCGTGATCTCCATGCAGGTCCTGTTCCTCACCCGGGACCTGGGCCTGAGCCCGTCGGCCGTCGGCCTGGTGCTGGCCATCGGCAGCGGCGGCGGGGTGCTGGGCGCGCTGACCGCCGGGTTCTGGACGCGGGTGCTCGGCCAGGCCAGGGCGATCTGGCTGGTGCCGCTGGTGACCTGGCCGCTGCAACTGCTGCTGCCGCTCGCGCGGCCGGGGTGGTCGGTGGCGCTGGGCGTGCTGGGCCTGGTCGCGGCCGGGTACGGCATCGTCGTCTACAACGTCGCCCAGGTCAGCTACCGGCAGGCCATCTGCCCGGACCGGCTGCTCGGCCGCATGAACGCGACCGTGCGGTTCGTCGTGTGGGGCACGATGCCGCTGGGCGGCCTGGCCGGCGGCGCGCTGGGCGGGGCGATCGGGGTCCGGCCCACGGTGTGGGCCGGGTGCGCCCTGATGGCGGTGTCGATGCTGCCGGTGCTGCTGTCGCCGTTGCGGCGGATGCGGGACCTGCCGGTCAGCCCGCCTGCTCCCACCACGCCGGATCCAGCTCACCCCGGGCCACGAACTCCGCCGGCCCGGTCAGCGTCGACGCCCCCCGCTCCACGGTGA